The following DNA comes from Desulfonatronum sp. SC1.
CAGATTATCAGCACCCCTCGTGTCCGGTACACGTTGGCACCAAACCAGCATATTGGAACCTGGAAAGTTGGATTTAAACCTCAGATGTTGATGCGTGAGTATCTTACACGTCGTGGAAATGCCAAACTTATTTCGGACCAGTATCAGCCAGCTCGTTGTCCGCTGTTGGGTTATGAGCTAAACTACCTTACCATTGAGGGTAACAAAATACCATCGCGCTTCCTCAAAGTTTATAAACAAATTGAAGTAGGCGAAGAGGGTTATGAC
Coding sequences within:
- a CDS encoding DUF4914 family protein, whose amino-acid sequence is MAPNQHIGTWKVGFKPQMLMREYLTRRGNAKLISDQYQPARCPLLGYELNYLTIEGNKIPSRFLKVYKQIEVGEEGYDKGAEMLYDFFKKELPQYLTPELLPLGRKIIEACLNGASVEPVS